The Humulus lupulus chromosome 4, drHumLupu1.1, whole genome shotgun sequence genome has a window encoding:
- the LOC133831001 gene encoding small ribosomal subunit protein eS7-like, which yields MYSTKKKIHKDKDAEPTEFEESVAQAIFDLENTNQELKSDLKDLYINSAVQVDVSGSRKAVVIHVPYRLRKAFRKIHVRLVRELEKKFSGKDVIFTATRRIVRPPKKGSAAQRPRTRTLTAVHEAMLEDVVLPAEIIGKRIRYRVDGSKIMKVFLDPKERNNTEYKLESFTAVYRKLSGKDVVFEYPVTEA from the exons ATGTATTCGACAAAGAAGAAGATTCACAAGGATAAGGATGCTGAGCCAACTGAATTTGAGGAGTCAGTAGCACAG GCAATTTTTGATTTGGAGAACACAAATCAGGAGCTGAAAAGTGACCTGAAGGATCTATACATAAATTCCGCTGT CCAAGTTGATGTCTCTGGGAGCAGGAAGGCTGTTGTCATTCATGTTCCATATAGATTAAGGAAAGCCTTCCGCAAGATCCATGTTAGGCTTGTTAGAGAGCTTGAGAAGAAGTTTAGTGGCAAG GATGTTATCTTTACTGCCACGAGGAGGATAGTGCGGCCACCAAAGAAAGGTTCTGCAGCTCAGAGGCCCCGTACCCGCACCCTCACTGCTGTGCATGAGGCAATGCTGGAGGATGTTGTATTGCCTGCTGAGATTATTGGAAAGCGAATCCGATACCGAGTTGATGGATCTAAGATAATGAAG GTTTTCTTGGATCCTAAGGAACGGAACAATACTGAGTACAAACTGGAGAGTTTCACTGCAGTTTACCGAAAGCTTTCAGGAAAGGATGTTGTGTTTGAGTATCCAGTAACTGAGGCATAG